Proteins encoded in a region of the Pseudomonas sp. PDNC002 genome:
- a CDS encoding sugar ABC transporter permease, producing the protein MATRSPTFTPAAAPRASLLDGLQAWLPKLVLAPSMLVVLVCVYGYIGWTLLLSFTNSRFMPAYSWAGLSQYLRLWDNDRWWVASKNLLLFGGLFIGTCLVLGVFLAVLLDQRIRREGFIRTVYLYPMALSMIVTGTAWKWLLNPGLGLDKLLRDWGWTGFRFDWLVDPERVVYCLVIAAVWQASGFVMALFLAGLRGVDPAIVRAAQVDGASLPTIYLRIVLPSLRPVFFSALMILAHIAIKSFDLVAAMTAGGPGYSSDLPAMFMYAHTFTRGQMGLGAASAMLMLGAVLAIVVPYLYSELRGKRHA; encoded by the coding sequence ATGGCGACCCGATCCCCGACTTTCACTCCCGCCGCCGCGCCTCGGGCTTCGCTGCTCGACGGCCTGCAGGCCTGGCTGCCGAAGCTGGTGCTGGCCCCGAGCATGCTCGTGGTGCTGGTCTGTGTGTATGGCTACATCGGCTGGACGCTGCTGCTGTCCTTCACCAATTCGCGCTTCATGCCGGCCTACAGCTGGGCCGGGCTGAGCCAGTACCTGCGACTGTGGGACAACGATCGCTGGTGGGTGGCGAGCAAGAACCTGCTGCTGTTCGGCGGCCTGTTCATTGGCACCTGCCTGGTGCTCGGTGTCTTCCTCGCCGTGCTGCTGGACCAGCGTATCCGCCGCGAAGGCTTCATCCGCACCGTCTACCTGTACCCCATGGCACTGTCGATGATCGTCACCGGCACCGCCTGGAAGTGGCTGCTCAATCCCGGCCTGGGCCTGGATAAGCTGCTGCGCGACTGGGGCTGGACAGGCTTTCGCTTCGACTGGCTGGTGGACCCGGAGCGGGTCGTCTACTGCCTGGTGATCGCCGCCGTTTGGCAGGCCTCGGGCTTCGTCATGGCGCTGTTCCTCGCTGGCCTGCGCGGGGTCGACCCGGCCATCGTGCGCGCCGCCCAGGTGGACGGTGCGAGCCTGCCCACCATCTACCTGCGCATCGTCTTGCCGAGCCTGCGCCCGGTGTTCTTCAGCGCGCTGATGATCCTCGCGCACATCGCCATCAAGAGCTTCGACCTGGTGGCCGCGATGACCGCCGGCGGCCCCGGCTACTCCTCCGACCTGCCGGCGATGTTCATGTATGCCCACACCTTCACCCGCGGCCAGATGGGCCTGGGC